The following proteins come from a genomic window of Natrinema saccharevitans:
- a CDS encoding guanosine monophosphate reductase, with protein sequence MTDLRDLRTGLSYGDVLLVPQRSPVDSRSTVDLETPFTPSIDLETPLVAAAMDTVTEAELAIELSRAGGLGVLHRFLTVAEQAEQVERVNDADEQVAAAVGINEDYVERSDAIVDAGVDAIVVDVAHGHLERTLEAVERLSEAFPATDLVAGNVATPAGVEDLAAAGADCVKVGIGPGSHCTTRKVAGAGVPQLTAVDDCASAAKDLDVTICADGGIRTSGDAVKALMAGADTVMVGSLLAGTEEAPGAVVEVDGTRYKRSRGMATTAAAEDRDDKDVDVDADEGVEALTPYKGPVADVVEEFCAGIRSGLSYCGGHTIPAAREGADFIRVAPSAKDREGYHADHDWEGVSVESESKSVSEADLTADDASSSPAEGDD encoded by the coding sequence ATGACCGATCTACGCGATCTCCGAACCGGACTGAGCTACGGGGACGTTCTCCTCGTCCCGCAGCGCTCGCCCGTCGACAGTCGCAGTACCGTCGACCTCGAGACGCCGTTCACGCCGAGTATCGACCTCGAGACGCCGCTGGTCGCGGCCGCGATGGACACCGTCACGGAGGCCGAGCTGGCGATCGAACTCTCACGGGCCGGCGGCCTCGGCGTGTTGCACCGGTTTCTGACGGTAGCCGAGCAGGCCGAGCAGGTCGAACGAGTGAACGACGCCGACGAGCAGGTGGCCGCGGCCGTCGGGATCAACGAGGACTACGTCGAACGAAGCGACGCGATCGTCGATGCCGGCGTCGACGCGATCGTCGTCGACGTCGCCCACGGTCACCTGGAGCGGACGCTAGAGGCCGTCGAGCGACTCAGCGAGGCGTTCCCGGCAACGGACCTCGTCGCGGGGAACGTCGCGACGCCCGCGGGCGTCGAGGACCTCGCGGCGGCCGGCGCGGACTGCGTGAAGGTAGGAATCGGCCCCGGCTCACACTGCACCACTCGGAAGGTCGCCGGTGCCGGCGTCCCGCAGTTGACGGCGGTCGACGACTGTGCGAGCGCGGCCAAGGACCTGGACGTGACGATCTGTGCCGACGGCGGGATCCGCACCTCCGGCGACGCGGTCAAGGCGTTGATGGCCGGGGCCGACACCGTGATGGTCGGGAGCCTGTTGGCCGGCACCGAAGAGGCCCCCGGCGCGGTCGTCGAGGTCGACGGCACCCGGTACAAGCGCTCGCGGGGGATGGCGACCACCGCGGCCGCGGAGGATCGCGACGACAAGGACGTCGACGTCGACGCGGACGAGGGCGTCGAGGCCCTGACTCCCTACAAGGGGCCGGTCGCCGACGTCGTCGAGGAGTTCTGTGCCGGGATCCGCTCCGGGCTCTCCTACTGCGGCGGCCACACGATCCCGGCCGCCCGCGAGGGTGCCGATTTCATCCGCGTCGCGCCCAGCGCGAAGGACCGCGAGGGGTATCACGCGGACCACGACTGGGAGGGCGTCAGCGTCGAGAGCGAATCCAAGAGCGTCTCCGAAGCGGACCTGACGGCCGACGACGCCTCGAGTTCGCCGGCCGAAGGCGACGACTGA
- a CDS encoding 30S ribosomal protein S27ae, producing MARYELYNDDGSTEREQCPRCGDVFLADHGDRKHCGKCSYTEWE from the coding sequence ATGGCGCGCTACGAACTCTACAACGACGACGGGAGTACCGAACGCGAACAGTGCCCCCGCTGCGGTGACGTGTTCCTCGCCGACCACGGCGACCGCAAACACTGCGGGAAGTGCAGCTACACCGAGTGGGAGTAA
- a CDS encoding helix-turn-helix domain-containing protein: MKTVRLTLRFDAETIHPMHRFVAESDAFESYRLVHGNFAGEDDDNAFIFHVVGDADVYEAALAETDRVDDYELTRTGDRTFTVYVRDLPADVDARLLEGLTAGSLVVLPPLEYRSDWTVRFSVVGEPTDLQAALEGMPDGIETTVDRVGEYDGADAAVGALTARQRETLRVARDRGYFEVPRAAGVEDVAAELDCAPGTAAEHLRKAEAAVIEALEL, from the coding sequence GTGAAGACCGTTCGGCTTACGCTGCGGTTCGACGCCGAGACGATCCACCCGATGCACCGGTTCGTCGCCGAGAGCGACGCGTTCGAGTCCTATCGGCTGGTCCACGGCAACTTCGCGGGCGAGGACGACGACAACGCCTTCATCTTTCACGTCGTCGGCGACGCAGACGTCTACGAGGCCGCGCTCGCCGAGACCGACCGCGTCGACGACTACGAACTCACGCGGACCGGCGATCGAACCTTCACCGTCTACGTCCGCGATCTGCCGGCCGACGTCGACGCGAGGCTCCTCGAGGGCCTCACTGCCGGCAGCCTCGTCGTTCTCCCGCCGCTGGAGTACCGCTCGGACTGGACGGTCCGGTTCTCCGTCGTGGGCGAACCGACCGATCTCCAGGCGGCGCTCGAGGGGATGCCCGACGGCATCGAGACGACCGTCGACCGCGTCGGCGAGTACGACGGGGCCGACGCGGCGGTCGGCGCGCTGACCGCGCGCCAGCGGGAGACGCTCCGGGTCGCTCGCGACCGCGGCTACTTCGAGGTCCCCCGCGCGGCGGGCGTCGAGGACGTCGCCGCCGAACTCGACTGCGCGCCCGGGACGGCCGCCGAACACCTCCGGAAGGCGGAAGCGGCCGTGATAGAGGCCCTCGAGCTGTAG
- a CDS encoding DUF5808 domain-containing protein: MADKSTSGEILGVPYNFERPSISRMLSSYWQPGEGMLVEKPFGVGYTLNLANWRSWIVVAVAGALLWQQEQGASGDDEESVDEPVEVIVDDTDD; this comes from the coding sequence ATGGCAGACAAGTCCACGTCCGGTGAGATCCTGGGGGTACCGTACAACTTCGAACGACCGAGCATCAGTCGCATGCTCTCGTCGTACTGGCAGCCCGGCGAGGGGATGCTCGTCGAGAAGCCCTTCGGGGTCGGCTACACCCTCAACCTCGCCAACTGGCGCTCGTGGATCGTCGTCGCCGTCGCCGGCGCGTTGCTCTGGCAACAGGAACAGGGCGCGTCCGGGGACGACGAGGAGTCGGTCGACGAGCCCGTCGAGGTCATCGTCGACGACACCGACGACTAA
- a CDS encoding NADH-quinone oxidoreductase subunit D yields MTADSTLDSRPANGGDADGEETLAGLLGDAVLGRDDHENAPAVVVRPDEVQTVLATLRDEAEFDHCSCVTAQQYPDRFETIYHLRSYADPTREVSVVVPTPTGEPKSESATPVFETADWHEREAYDLVGIEYEDHPDLRRILLPETWQGHPLSLDYDGEQSQIVTLSEHANPIAGSERDDASETMFLNIGPHHPSTHGVLHVKAVLDGETVVDVDPDIGYIHRCEEQMCQQSTYRHQIMPYPDRWDWVSSGLLNEWAYARTIEALADVDVPEYAQVIRTMGAELSRLASHFIAVGTYALDIVGEFCAAFQYAIRDRELVLDCLEALTGQRMMFNYFRLGGIAWDLPEPRGEFIADVRDVLDGLPAKLEEYHDLLVTNEIFQRRCVDTGVLEPEAAKDYGCTGPVARGSGIDYDLRRDDPYGYYDALEWDVVTEPDGDNFARLLVRLGEIEESAKIVEQCLDLLADWPEDDRTVQANVPRTLKPEADAESYRAVEGAKGELGIYIRSDGTETPARFKIRSPCFSNLSALPEIARGEYVADLIAAIGSLDCIMGEVDR; encoded by the coding sequence ATGACAGCGGACTCGACGCTCGATTCGCGGCCGGCGAACGGCGGCGATGCGGACGGGGAGGAGACGCTCGCGGGCCTGCTCGGGGACGCGGTCCTCGGGCGGGACGACCACGAGAACGCGCCGGCGGTCGTGGTCCGGCCCGACGAGGTACAGACGGTGCTGGCGACGCTTCGCGACGAGGCGGAGTTCGATCACTGTTCGTGCGTGACGGCCCAGCAGTATCCGGACCGCTTCGAGACGATCTATCATCTGCGGTCCTACGCGGACCCGACGCGGGAGGTGAGCGTGGTGGTACCGACGCCGACCGGCGAGCCGAAAAGCGAGTCGGCGACGCCGGTCTTCGAGACGGCCGACTGGCACGAGCGGGAGGCCTACGATCTGGTCGGAATCGAGTACGAGGACCACCCCGATCTCCGGCGAATCCTCCTGCCGGAGACGTGGCAGGGGCATCCCCTCTCGCTGGACTACGACGGGGAGCAATCGCAGATCGTTACCCTCTCGGAACACGCGAACCCGATCGCTGGAAGCGAACGCGACGACGCCTCGGAGACGATGTTTCTCAACATCGGCCCGCACCATCCCTCGACCCACGGCGTCCTCCACGTGAAGGCCGTGCTGGACGGCGAGACGGTCGTCGACGTCGATCCCGACATCGGCTACATCCACCGGTGTGAGGAACAGATGTGCCAGCAGAGTACGTACCGCCACCAGATCATGCCCTACCCCGATCGCTGGGACTGGGTGTCCTCGGGACTACTCAACGAGTGGGCCTACGCCCGCACGATCGAGGCCCTCGCGGACGTCGACGTGCCGGAGTACGCGCAGGTGATCCGGACGATGGGGGCCGAACTCTCGCGGCTGGCCTCGCATTTCATCGCCGTCGGCACCTACGCGCTGGACATCGTCGGCGAGTTCTGTGCCGCCTTCCAGTATGCCATCCGGGATCGCGAACTCGTCCTCGACTGTCTCGAGGCGCTGACCGGCCAGCGGATGATGTTCAACTACTTCCGGCTGGGCGGGATCGCCTGGGACCTGCCCGAACCCCGCGGGGAGTTCATCGCGGACGTTCGGGACGTCCTCGACGGCCTCCCCGCGAAACTCGAGGAGTATCACGACCTGCTCGTGACGAACGAGATCTTCCAGCGCCGCTGTGTCGACACCGGCGTCCTGGAACCCGAGGCCGCGAAGGACTACGGCTGTACCGGGCCCGTCGCCCGCGGCTCCGGCATCGACTACGACCTCCGTCGCGACGACCCCTACGGCTACTACGACGCACTCGAGTGGGACGTGGTCACCGAACCCGACGGCGACAACTTCGCTCGCTTGCTCGTCCGACTGGGCGAGATCGAGGAGTCGGCGAAGATCGTCGAGCAGTGTCTCGACCTGCTCGCGGACTGGCCCGAAGACGACCGGACGGTCCAGGCAAACGTCCCGAGAACGCTCAAGCCGGAGGCCGACGCCGAGAGCTACCGCGCCGTCGAGGGCGCGAAGGGCGAACTCGGGATCTACATTCGTTCGGACGGCACCGAAACGCCGGCGCGGTTCAAGATCCGCAGCCCGTGTTTCTCGAACCTCTCGGCGCTGCCCGAGATCGCCCGCGGCGAGTACGTCGCCGACCTCATCGCGGCGATCGGGAGCCTCGACTGCATCATGGGCGAGGTCGATCGCTGA
- a CDS encoding outer membrane protein assembly factor BamB family protein, translating into MPSRRQAIASGVLGVAGLVGGYAAVDDRSDATTIDWPMARYDAAGTGHSPDAVGPKDDLQLAWEGQLEDTGGFAVTPPVVVDGTIYAGNEELVAFDAASGDDRFSYGIEHSSSPAYVSPSIYRSGTLTVGTDDGIAGLNADGGLRAFGVQLGANRWDGPGPSPSSPPVKALEGATPVPADGTVYVAIPDRSEVVALGATDGSERWRRRLDAGDGSGVTVRRPAVKDGTVFVTGWPSQVRALDAETGDVVWSDELDDGMVLPPTATADGVVVPTRGGLSVYEANGDVRWSRDLEGNATDGAVAVADGRVFFADGTESLHARDLETGAEEWTLSFTQEAAPIVADGVVYVTGGYDLVVLDAATGDRRFTRETDWFFSQPAVGDGVLYVVDGDSVLALGGTHD; encoded by the coding sequence ATGCCCTCCAGACGACAGGCGATCGCGAGCGGCGTCCTCGGGGTTGCCGGCCTCGTCGGCGGCTACGCGGCCGTCGACGACCGATCCGACGCCACGACGATCGACTGGCCGATGGCCCGCTACGACGCCGCCGGAACCGGCCACAGCCCCGACGCGGTGGGCCCGAAAGACGACCTGCAACTCGCGTGGGAGGGGCAACTCGAGGACACCGGCGGCTTCGCGGTCACGCCGCCCGTGGTCGTCGACGGGACGATCTATGCCGGCAACGAGGAACTCGTCGCGTTCGACGCCGCGAGCGGCGACGATCGGTTCTCGTACGGCATCGAACACAGCTCCAGTCCCGCCTACGTCTCCCCTTCGATCTACCGGAGCGGAACGCTAACGGTCGGGACGGACGACGGCATCGCCGGCCTGAACGCCGACGGCGGCCTCCGGGCGTTCGGCGTCCAACTCGGTGCGAACCGATGGGACGGACCGGGCCCGTCTCCGTCCTCACCGCCCGTGAAGGCGCTCGAGGGGGCAACTCCGGTCCCCGCGGACGGGACGGTGTACGTCGCCATCCCCGACCGGAGCGAGGTCGTGGCGCTCGGGGCCACCGACGGCAGCGAACGGTGGCGGCGACGGCTCGACGCCGGCGACGGGTCCGGCGTTACCGTGCGACGGCCGGCGGTCAAGGACGGGACCGTCTTCGTCACCGGCTGGCCGTCCCAGGTCCGGGCCCTCGACGCCGAAACGGGCGATGTCGTGTGGAGCGACGAACTCGACGACGGGATGGTACTCCCGCCGACGGCGACGGCCGACGGAGTCGTCGTCCCGACTCGAGGCGGTCTCTCGGTCTACGAGGCGAACGGCGACGTTCGCTGGTCGCGGGACCTCGAGGGGAACGCGACCGATGGCGCGGTCGCCGTCGCCGATGGCCGGGTGTTCTTCGCGGACGGCACCGAATCGCTGCACGCGCGCGACCTCGAGACGGGGGCCGAGGAGTGGACGCTGTCGTTTACCCAGGAAGCGGCCCCCATCGTCGCGGACGGCGTCGTCTACGTGACCGGCGGCTACGACCTCGTCGTCCTCGACGCCGCCACGGGCGACCGGCGGTTCACCCGCGAAACCGACTGGTTCTTCTCGCAACCGGCGGTCGGTGACGGCGTTCTCTACGTCGTCGACGGCGACAGCGTCCTCGCGCTGGGGGGAACCCATGACTGA
- a CDS encoding 30S ribosomal protein S24e, which translates to MDVDIISEEENPMLHRTDVTFELSHEDATPERLQVRDSLAAKLNKDADEVVIRKLDTKFGMRKTVGQAKVYETADDARDVEQDHMLERNKIGADDEAEAEPEEA; encoded by the coding sequence ATGGACGTCGACATCATTTCCGAAGAGGAAAACCCCATGTTGCATCGGACCGACGTGACCTTCGAACTGTCCCACGAGGACGCGACCCCCGAGCGACTGCAGGTTCGGGACAGTCTGGCCGCGAAGCTGAACAAGGACGCCGACGAGGTCGTCATCCGCAAACTCGACACCAAGTTCGGGATGCGAAAGACCGTCGGACAGGCCAAGGTCTACGAGACCGCCGACGACGCCCGCGACGTCGAGCAGGACCACATGCTCGAGCGAAACAAGATCGGCGCCGACGACGAAGCAGAGGCCGAACCGGAGGAAGCCTAA
- a CDS encoding bifunctional N(6)-L-threonylcarbamoyladenine synthase/serine/threonine protein kinase, which produces MSSDTRILGIEGTAWAASAAVFDAAADDVFIESDAYQPESGGIHPREAAEHMHEAVPRVVERALEHARETHDGPASEPPIDVDERSSSGQQAAPVDAVAFSRGPGLGPCLRVVGTAARALSQALEVPLVGVNHMVAHLEIGRHTSGFDAPVCLNASGANAHLLAYRNGRYRVLGETMDTGVGNAIDKFTRHVGWSHPGGPKVEAAAEDGDYVDLPYVVKGMDFSFSGIMSAAKQRYDDGVPVEDVCYSLQENVFGMLTEVSERALSLTGSDELVLGGGVGQNARLREMLAEMCAQRGARFHAPEPRFLRDNAGMIAVLGAKMYEAGDTLALADSRVDPDFRPDQVPVTWRARSERSEDLGTASGDARNRERSDEPDLAVGRADGDTQVRGAEALVDLEPAAGRVAKRREAKTYRHPELDDRLRRERTTLEARLTSLARREGVPTPVLSDVDPREARLELEYVGERDLRESLTVERVRDVGRHLARLHNAGFVHGDPTTRNVRTSDRRTYLIDFGLGYHTDHVEDYAMDLHVFDQSLVGTADDPEPLREAVRAGYREGGAERVLERLRAVEGRGRYQSDA; this is translated from the coding sequence GTGAGTTCTGACACCCGCATCCTCGGTATCGAGGGCACCGCCTGGGCCGCCAGCGCGGCCGTCTTCGACGCCGCAGCCGACGACGTCTTCATCGAGAGCGACGCCTACCAGCCCGAGAGCGGCGGCATTCATCCGCGCGAGGCCGCCGAACACATGCACGAGGCCGTGCCACGCGTCGTCGAACGCGCCCTCGAACACGCCCGCGAGACCCACGACGGTCCCGCGAGCGAACCGCCGATCGACGTCGACGAGCGGAGCTCGTCGGGCCAACAGGCTGCGCCTGTTGACGCCGTCGCCTTCTCGCGCGGTCCCGGACTGGGACCGTGCCTGCGCGTCGTCGGCACCGCCGCCCGCGCGCTGAGCCAGGCGCTCGAGGTACCGCTGGTCGGCGTCAACCACATGGTGGCTCACCTCGAGATCGGTCGCCACACCTCCGGGTTCGACGCGCCGGTCTGTCTGAACGCCAGCGGCGCGAACGCGCACCTGCTGGCCTACCGCAACGGGCGCTATCGCGTCCTCGGCGAGACGATGGACACCGGCGTCGGCAACGCGATCGACAAGTTCACGCGCCACGTCGGCTGGTCCCACCCCGGCGGGCCGAAAGTCGAGGCGGCAGCGGAGGACGGCGACTACGTCGACCTCCCCTACGTCGTCAAGGGGATGGACTTCTCCTTTTCGGGCATCATGAGCGCCGCCAAACAGCGCTACGACGACGGAGTGCCGGTCGAGGACGTCTGCTACTCCCTGCAGGAGAACGTCTTCGGCATGCTGACCGAGGTGTCCGAACGCGCCCTCTCGCTGACCGGCAGCGACGAACTCGTCCTCGGCGGCGGCGTCGGACAGAACGCCCGCCTGCGCGAGATGCTCGCGGAGATGTGCGCCCAGCGCGGGGCCCGGTTCCACGCGCCCGAGCCGCGTTTCCTGCGGGACAACGCCGGCATGATCGCCGTGCTGGGCGCGAAGATGTACGAGGCCGGCGACACGCTCGCGCTCGCGGACTCGCGCGTCGATCCGGATTTCCGGCCGGATCAGGTGCCCGTCACGTGGCGGGCGAGGTCCGAGCGAAGCGAGGACCTCGGAACGGCGAGCGGTGACGCAAGGAACCGCGAGCGCTCCGACGAACCGGACCTCGCAGTGGGACGTGCAGACGGCGACACGCAGGTCCGCGGGGCCGAGGCGCTCGTCGACCTCGAGCCCGCGGCCGGCCGCGTCGCCAAACGCCGCGAGGCAAAGACCTACCGCCACCCCGAACTCGACGACCGGCTTCGCCGCGAGCGGACGACCCTCGAGGCCCGCCTGACCAGCCTCGCCCGCCGCGAGGGGGTGCCGACGCCGGTCCTCTCGGACGTCGACCCCCGCGAGGCCCGACTGGAACTCGAGTACGTCGGCGAGCGGGACCTCCGCGAGTCGCTGACGGTCGAGCGGGTCCGAGACGTGGGACGACACCTCGCGCGGCTGCACAACGCTGGTTTTGTCCACGGAGATCCGACGACGCGTAACGTTCGTACGAGCGACCGCCGTACCTACCTCATCGACTTCGGCCTGGGCTACCACACCGACCACGTCGAGGACTACGCGATGGACCTCCACGTCTTCGACCAGAGCCTCGTCGGGACCGCCGACGACCCCGAACCGCTGCGCGAGGCGGTCCGTGCGGGATATCGCGAGGGCGGCGCGGAGCGCGTCCTCGAGCGGCTGCGGGCAGTCGAAGGCAGGGGCCGCTACCAGTCGGACGCGTAG
- a CDS encoding helix-turn-helix domain-containing protein, which produces MLRVAVEEGYYEEPRKVTYGDIAARLDCSAGTVGQHLRRIEARLMSSLISGAAERATETDRHPDPAATGPSR; this is translated from the coding sequence GTGTTACGCGTCGCCGTCGAGGAAGGCTACTACGAGGAACCTCGCAAGGTCACCTACGGGGACATCGCCGCCCGACTGGACTGTTCTGCGGGAACGGTCGGCCAACACCTCCGTCGAATCGAAGCCCGGCTCATGTCGTCGCTCATCAGCGGCGCCGCCGAGCGGGCCACCGAGACCGACCGTCACCCCGATCCGGCGGCGACCGGCCCGTCGCGATAG
- a CDS encoding DUF7384 family protein — MPEEPDPARVVADADVLAADLLVGGSAREALDHVRRHSWVELVASDPLLEETERLVTALSDADLAADHRERLEAERVAVDHPEDDHPALASAYRGEAAHLLSDDERLRSAEAGLTLQPRVSVSVRPPDAFTRLFDPESLYAAVEGGEYPGPDRDPRA, encoded by the coding sequence ATGCCTGAGGAGCCCGATCCCGCCCGCGTCGTCGCGGACGCCGACGTCCTCGCGGCGGACCTGCTGGTCGGCGGGTCGGCCCGCGAGGCGCTCGATCACGTGCGCCGCCACTCGTGGGTCGAACTGGTCGCGAGCGACCCGCTGCTCGAAGAGACCGAACGTCTGGTGACGGCGCTTTCCGACGCCGACCTCGCCGCCGATCACCGCGAGCGCCTCGAGGCCGAGCGGGTCGCGGTCGATCACCCCGAGGACGACCACCCGGCGCTGGCATCGGCGTATCGGGGCGAGGCGGCGCACCTGCTGTCCGACGACGAGCGGCTGCGATCGGCGGAAGCCGGCCTGACGCTCCAGCCCCGCGTCTCGGTCAGCGTCCGGCCGCCGGACGCGTTCACGCGCCTGTTCGATCCCGAGAGTCTGTACGCGGCCGTCGAGGGTGGCGAGTACCCGGGGCCGGACCGGGATCCGCGAGCGTAA
- a CDS encoding XTP/dITP diphosphatase has product MTVRFVTGNEGKAREAREYLSGIEPVEQIEYDYTEIQSDSLEEIAAHGAREAVAELGGEEPVLVDDAGLFVDALGGFPGPYSAYVEDTVGVERLWRLASEEENRRAHFRTVLAYADESGTETFEGSVAGTLVAPRGEGGFGYDPIFEYNGQTLAEMSTEEKNAISHRGRALAAFTEWYADRDE; this is encoded by the coding sequence ATGACCGTTCGATTCGTCACCGGCAACGAGGGCAAAGCTCGCGAGGCGCGGGAGTATCTCTCCGGCATCGAGCCCGTCGAGCAGATCGAGTACGACTACACCGAGATTCAAAGCGACTCGCTCGAGGAGATCGCGGCCCACGGGGCGCGCGAGGCCGTCGCGGAACTCGGGGGCGAGGAGCCGGTCCTGGTCGACGACGCCGGCCTGTTCGTCGACGCGCTCGGCGGGTTCCCGGGTCCGTACTCGGCGTACGTCGAGGACACCGTCGGCGTCGAGCGGCTCTGGCGGCTCGCGAGCGAGGAGGAGAACCGCCGCGCACACTTCCGGACCGTCCTCGCGTACGCGGACGAAAGCGGTACGGAGACGTTCGAGGGATCGGTCGCCGGGACGCTCGTCGCGCCCCGCGGCGAGGGCGGGTTCGGCTACGATCCGATCTTCGAGTACAACGGGCAGACGTTGGCCGAGATGAGTACCGAAGAGAAGAACGCGATCTCCCACCGCGGGCGCGCGCTGGCGGCGTTCACCGAGTGGTACGCCGACCGCGACGAGTAG